One window from the genome of Numida meleagris isolate 19003 breed g44 Domestic line chromosome 24, NumMel1.0, whole genome shotgun sequence encodes:
- the INSRR gene encoding insulin receptor-related protein isoform X1, with protein sequence MGWGQLTLPDPLQPHRARGRPVFSPLYFPNKPWPWPWPWPGPGTVVRLNILCVAAENKSEGAVGPPFSRRASALARSARRAGPDACPPAAAPGRSETWPHGMGALGALWLPLTLLLLGPLPLPPVQAPSEICGSMDIRNDVSQLQKLENCSIIEGNLQILLMFTTGAEDFRGLSFPRLLMITEYLLLFRVYGLESLRDLFPNLSVIRGTNLFFNYALVIFEMPHLREIGLHSLGHVLRGSVRIERNQELCHLSTIDWGLLLPDAVDNSYIVGNKLAEECADVCPGILDVEKPCAQTVVNGQLDYRCWTSSYCQKVCPCGAGSACTASGECCHAECLGGCGRPRDSRSCVACRHFHFNGHCLPSCPPRTYEYEGWRCVTAEYCASLRKVSDNPRDASKFVIHQQQCLSECPPGYTRNESSIFCHKCEGLCPKTCKVGTKTVDSTRAAQELAGCTLVEGNLILNIRRGYNLASELQSSLGLIETITGFLKIKHSFALVSLSFFKNLKLIRGDSMVDGNYTLYVLDNQNLQQLWDWSHHVLSIPVGKMYFAFNPKLCLAEIYHMEEVTGTKGRQNKAEINPRTNGDRASCKTQTLRFISNITESDRIFLKWERYRPPEYRDLLSFIVYYKESPFQNVSEYVGQDACGAQSWNVLDVELPLSSEQEPGVALLNLRPWTQYAIFVRAITLTTAEEGRNYGAQSEVVYIRTMPAAPTVPRDVISMSNSSSHIVVRWKPPTQRNGNITYYLVLWQQLAEDMELYINDYCHKGLKLPTSSADTRFSDGDGPEVEQDAEERCCPCRPADGQLRMEGEAESFQKKFENFLHNSIIIPRPPWKVTSINKNQRTPKRRRDLVAVTSPTNTSSAEPPPPSHARAEPKPDFQIFEDKVVRDRAVLSRLRHFTEYRIDIHACNHAAHTVGCSAATFVFARTMPELQADNIPGNVTWEPASKNSVLLRWQEPRNPNGLILKYEIKYSRESEEVTTVVCVSRHRYAKYGGVHLALLQPGNYSAKVRATSLAGNGSWTGLVKFYILGPAEEESGSFYVLLTVTPVVLMVLISCLAVFVFFYSKKRSNDGYPSGTLYASVNPEYFSASDSMWGWAGVPVGSAAPFPCLGMGLVTVILMAMLVMLVMAMVMVMVMVMVTVMVMVTPPAVYIPDEWEVSREKITVIRELGQGSFGMVYEGLALGLVAEGEETKVALKTVNELATMRERIEFLKEASVMKAFKCHHVVRLLGVVSQGQPALVIMELMTRGDLKSYLRSLRPDAENNPGLPPPSLKDMIQMAGEIADGMAYLNAKKFVHRDLAARNCMVSEDFTVKIGDFGMTRDIYETDYYRKGGKGLLPVRWMSPEALKDGIFNTQSDIWSFGVVLWEITTLAEQPYQGMSNEQVLRYVMDNGVLERPENCPDQLHELMCLCWQQNPRQRPSFVQLLESIKEHMAPAFRTLSFFYSPENRRRGSSELSDAETEHPPEEDEPPAPPLPTRKGRGRLPNGTGCL encoded by the exons atgggctgggggcagctcaCGCTCCCTGaccccctccagccccaccgCGCTCGGGGCCGCCCTGTTTTCTCCCCTCTCTATTTCCCAAACAAGCCCTGGCCCTGGCCCTGGCCCTGGCCCGGCCCCGGCACAGTTGTCAGGctaaatattttgtgtgtggCAGCCGAAAACAAAAGTGAAGGGGCCGTGGGGCCACCCTTCTCCCGGCGTGCCTCGGCGTTGGCAAGGAGTGCCCGGCGTGCGGGGCCGGACGCGTGCCCGCCTGCAGCAGCACCGGGCAGGAGCGAGACGTGGCCCCACGggatgggggcactgggggctCTATGGCTGCCGTTGACCCTACTGCTCCTCGGCCCCCTCCCGCTGCCCCCCGTGCAGGCCCCCTCTGAAA TCTGCGGCAGCATGGACATCCGCAACGACGTGTCgcagctgcagaagctggagaACTGCTCCATCATCGAGGGCAACCTGCAGATCCTGCTGATGTTCACCACGGGCGCCGAGGATTTCCGAGGGCTCAGCTTCCCCCGCCTGCTGATGATCACCGAGTACCTGCTCCTCTTCCGCGTTTACGGGCTGGAGAGCCTGCGGGACCTGTTCCCCAACCTCTCGGTCATCCGCGGCACCAACCTCTTCTTCAACTACGCGTTGGTCATCTTCGAGATGCCGCACCTGCGGGAGATCGGGCTGCACAGCCTGGGCCACGTGCTGCGCGGCTCGGTGCGCATCGAGCGCAACCAGGAGCTCTGCCACCTCTCCACCATCgactgggggctgctgctgcccgaCGCCGTGGACAACAGCTACATCGTGGGCAACAAGCTGGCCGAGGAATGCGCCGACGTCTGTCCGGGCATCCTGGATGTGGAGAAGCCGTGTGCGCAGACCGTTGTCAACGGGCAGCTGGATTACCGCTGCTGGACCTCCAGCTATTGCCAGAAAG TGTGCCCATGCGGCGCGGGCTCGGCGTGCACAGCATCGGGCGAGTGCTGCCACGCCGAGTGCCTGGGGGGCTGCGGGCGACCCCGGGACAGCCGCTCCTGCGTGGCCTGCCGCCACTTCCACTTCAACGGGCActgcctgccctcctgcccACCCCGCACCTACGAGTACGAGGGCTGGCGCTGCGTCACGGCCGAGTACTGCGCCAGCCTGCGCAAGGTCTCCGACAACCCGCGCGACGCCTCCAAGTTCGTCAtccaccagcagcagtgcctcTCCGAGTGCCCCCCCGGCTACACCAGGAATGAGAGCAG CATCTTCTGCCACAAGTGCGAGGGGTTGTGCCCCAAAACGTGCAAGGTGGGCACCAAGACTGTGGACTCGACGCGGGCGGCACAGGAGCTGGCAGGCTGCACTCTGGTGGAGGGCAACCTCATCCTCAACATCCGCCGGGGCT ATAATCTGGCCTcggagctgcagagcagcctgggcCTCATCGAGACCATCACGGGCTTCCTGAAGATCAAGCACTCCTTCGCCCTTGTCTCCTTGTCCTTCTTCAAGAACCTCAAGCTGATCCGTGGAGACTCCATGGTGGACGG GAATTACACCCTGTACGTCCTGGACAACCAgaacctgcagcagctgtgggactGGAGCCACCACGTCCTCTCTATCCCAGTGGGCAAGATGTACTTTGCCTTCAACCCCAAGCTCTGCCTGGCTGAGATCTACCACATGGAGGAGGTGACGGGCACCAAGGGACGGCAGAACAAGGCGGAGATCAATCCACGTACCAACGGGGACAGGGCGTCCT GCAAGACCCAAACCCTGCGCTTCATCTCCAACATCACCGAGTCCGACCGCATCTTCCTCAAGTGGGAGCGGTACCGGCCCCCTGAGTACCGAGACCTCCTCAGCTTCATTGTCTACTACAAGGAGTC ACCCTTCCAGAACGTGTCGGAGTACGTGGGGCAGGACGcctgtggggcacagagctggaacGTGCTGGACGTGGAGCTGCCACTCAGCAGTGAGCAGGAGCCAGGGGTGGCCCTGCTCAACCTGCGGCCGTGGACGCAATATGCCATCTTCGTCCGTGCCATCACCCTCACCACCGCCGAGGAAGGGCGCAACTATGGGGCGCAGAGCGAGGTGGTCTACATCCGCACCATGCCAGCAG CCCCGACAGTGCCACGAGACGTCATCTCCATGTCCAACTCCTCGTCCCACATCGTGGTGCGCTGGAAGCCACCCACGCAGCGCAATGGCAACATCACCTACTACCtggtgctgtggcagcagctggctgaggACATGGAGCTCTACATCAATGACTACTGCCACAAAG GCCTGAAGCTGCCCACAAGCAGTGCAGACACGCGCTTCAGTGATGGGGACGGCCCCGAGGTGGAGCAGGATGCGGAGGAACGCTGCTGCCCCTGCCGCCCCGCTGATGGGCAGCTCCGCATGGAGGGCGAGGCCGAGTCCTTCCAGAAGAAGTTTGAGAACTTCCTCCACAATTCCATCATCATCCccag GCCACCTTGGAAGGTGACATCCATCAACAAGAACCAGCG GACCCCAAAGCGCCGCAGGGACCTGGTGGCCGTCACCTCCCCCACCAACACCTCCTCGGCGGAGCCACCTCCCCCCAGCCACGCCAGGGCCGAACCCAAACCCGACTTCCAGATCTTCGAGGACAAAGTGGTGCGGGACCGCGCGGTGCTGTCGCGGCTGCGGCACTTCACTGAGTACCGCATCGACATCCACGCGTGCAACCACGCCGCGCACACCGTGGGCTGCAGCGCAGCCACCTTCGTCTTCGCCAGGACCATGCCCGAGT TGCAAGCTGACAACATTCCCGGCAACGTGACGTGGGAGCCAGCCAGCAAGAACAGTGTGCTGCTGCGTTGGCAGGAGCCCCGCAACCCCAATGGGCTCATCCTCAAGTACGAGATCAAGTACAGCCGTGAGAGCGAG GAGGTCACCACTGTTGTCTGCGTCTCCCGACACCGCTATGCTAAATACGGAGGCGTGcacctggccctgctgcagccggGGAATTACTCGGCCAAGGTCCGTGCCACATCGCTGGCCGGCAACGGCTCCTGGACGGGACTCGTCAAGTTCTACATCCTGGGGCCAG CCGAGGAAGAGTCCGGCAGCTTCTACGTCCTGCTCACCGTCACGCCTGTGGTCCTCATGGTGCTCATCTCTTGCCTCGCCGTCTTCGTCTTCTTCTACAGTAAGAAGAG GAGCAATGATGGCTACCCCAGCGGGACGCTGTACGCCTCTGTCAACCCTGAGTACTTCAGTGCCTCAGACAGTATGTGGGGATGGGCAGGGGTTCCCGTGGGGTCTGCTGCCCCATTCCCCTGCTTGGGGATGGGGCTGGTGACGGTGATTTTGATGGCGATGTTGGTGATGTTGGTGATGGcgatggtgatggtgatggtgatggtgatggtgacggtgatggtgatggtgacacCTCCTGCAGTGTACATCCCCGATGAATGGGAAGTATCACGGGAGAAGATCACGGTGATCCgggagctggggcagggctcCTTCGGGATGGTGTACGAGGGGCTGGCGCTGGGGCTGGTGGCCGAGGGTGAGGAGACCAAGGTGGCCCTGAAGACGGTCAACGAGCTGGCCACCATGCGGGAGCGCATCGAGTTCCTCAAGGAAGCCTCCGTCATGAAGGCCTTCAAGTGCCACCATGTG GTCCGTCTGCTTGGCGTCGTGTCCCAGGGTCAGCCAGCTTTGGTCATCATGGAGCTGATGACACGTGGGGACCTGAAGAGCTACCTGCGCTCGCTCAGACCCGACGCCGAG AACAACCCTGGGCTGCCTCCACCCTCGCTCAAGGACATGATCCAGATGGCAGGGGAGATCGCCGACGGCATGGCCTACCTCAACGCCAAGAAGTTCGTGCACCGCGACCTCGCCGCCCGTAACTGCATGGTGTCTGAGGACTTCACCGTCAAGATTGGAG aTTTCGGCATGACGCGGGACATCTACGAGACTGATTATTACCGCAAAGGGGGCAAGGGGCTGCTCCCCGTCCGCTGGATGTCCCCCGAGGCCCTCAAGGACGGCATCTTCAACACGCAGTCCGACATCTG gtcCTTCGGGGTGGTGCTGTGGGAGATCACCACGCTGGCCGAGCAGCCCTACCAGGGCATGTCCAACGAGCAGGTCCTGCGCTACGTCATGGACAACGGCGTCTTGGAGAGGCCGGAGAACTGCCCCGATCAACT CCACGAGCTGATGtgtctgtgctggcagcagaacCCTCGCCAGCGCCCATCCTTCGTCCAGCTCCTGGAGAGCATCAAGGAGCACATGGCGCCCGCTTTCCGCACCCTCTCCTTCTTCTACAGCCCCGAGAACCGGCGGCGCGGCTCCAGCGAGCTCTCGGACGCCGAAACGGAGCACCCCCCCGAGGAGGACGAGCCGCCCGCACCCCCGCTGCCCACCCGCAAGGGCCGAGGCCGGCTCCCCAACGGGACGGGCTGCCTGTGA
- the INSRR gene encoding insulin receptor-related protein isoform X2 encodes MGWGQLTLPDPLQPHRARGRPVFSPLYFPNKPWPWPWPWPGPGTVVRLNILCVAAENKSEGAVGPPFSRRASALARSARRAGPDACPPAAAPGRSETWPHGMGALGALWLPLTLLLLGPLPLPPVQAPSEICGSMDIRNDVSQLQKLENCSIIEGNLQILLMFTTGAEDFRGLSFPRLLMITEYLLLFRVYGLESLRDLFPNLSVIRGTNLFFNYALVIFEMPHLREIGLHSLGHVLRGSVRIERNQELCHLSTIDWGLLLPDAVDNSYIVGNKLAEECADVCPGILDVEKPCAQTVVNGQLDYRCWTSSYCQKVCPCGAGSACTASGECCHAECLGGCGRPRDSRSCVACRHFHFNGHCLPSCPPRTYEYEGWRCVTAEYCASLRKVSDNPRDASKFVIHQQQCLSECPPGYTRNESSIFCHKCEGLCPKTCKVGTKTVDSTRAAQELAGCTLVEGNLILNIRRGYNLASELQSSLGLIETITGFLKIKHSFALVSLSFFKNLKLIRGDSMVDGNYTLYVLDNQNLQQLWDWSHHVLSIPVGKMYFAFNPKLCLAEIYHMEEVTGTKGRQNKAEINPRTNGDRASCKTQTLRFISNITESDRIFLKWERYRPPEYRDLLSFIVYYKESPFQNVSEYVGQDACGAQSWNVLDVELPLSSEQEPGVALLNLRPWTQYAIFVRAITLTTAEEGRNYGAQSEVVYIRTMPAAPTVPRDVISMSNSSSHIVVRWKPPTQRNGNITYYLVLWQQLAEDMELYINDYCHKGLKLPTSSADTRFSDGDGPEVEQDAEERCCPCRPADGQLRMEGEAESFQKKFENFLHNSIIIPRPPWKVTSINKNQRTPKRRRDLVAVTSPTNTSSAEPPPPSHARAEPKPDFQIFEDKVVRDRAVLSRLRHFTEYRIDIHACNHAAHTVGCSAATFVFARTMPELQADNIPGNVTWEPASKNSVLLRWQEPRNPNGLILKYEIKYSRESEEVTTVVCVSRHRYAKYGGVHLALLQPGNYSAKVRATSLAGNGSWTGLVKFYILGPAEEESGSFYVLLTVTPVVLMVLISCLAVFVFFYSKKRSNDGYPSGTLYASVNPEYFSASDMYIPDEWEVSREKITVIRELGQGSFGMVYEGLALGLVAEGEETKVALKTVNELATMRERIEFLKEASVMKAFKCHHVVRLLGVVSQGQPALVIMELMTRGDLKSYLRSLRPDAENNPGLPPPSLKDMIQMAGEIADGMAYLNAKKFVHRDLAARNCMVSEDFTVKIGDFGMTRDIYETDYYRKGGKGLLPVRWMSPEALKDGIFNTQSDIWSFGVVLWEITTLAEQPYQGMSNEQVLRYVMDNGVLERPENCPDQLHELMCLCWQQNPRQRPSFVQLLESIKEHMAPAFRTLSFFYSPENRRRGSSELSDAETEHPPEEDEPPAPPLPTRKGRGRLPNGTGCL; translated from the exons atgggctgggggcagctcaCGCTCCCTGaccccctccagccccaccgCGCTCGGGGCCGCCCTGTTTTCTCCCCTCTCTATTTCCCAAACAAGCCCTGGCCCTGGCCCTGGCCCTGGCCCGGCCCCGGCACAGTTGTCAGGctaaatattttgtgtgtggCAGCCGAAAACAAAAGTGAAGGGGCCGTGGGGCCACCCTTCTCCCGGCGTGCCTCGGCGTTGGCAAGGAGTGCCCGGCGTGCGGGGCCGGACGCGTGCCCGCCTGCAGCAGCACCGGGCAGGAGCGAGACGTGGCCCCACGggatgggggcactgggggctCTATGGCTGCCGTTGACCCTACTGCTCCTCGGCCCCCTCCCGCTGCCCCCCGTGCAGGCCCCCTCTGAAA TCTGCGGCAGCATGGACATCCGCAACGACGTGTCgcagctgcagaagctggagaACTGCTCCATCATCGAGGGCAACCTGCAGATCCTGCTGATGTTCACCACGGGCGCCGAGGATTTCCGAGGGCTCAGCTTCCCCCGCCTGCTGATGATCACCGAGTACCTGCTCCTCTTCCGCGTTTACGGGCTGGAGAGCCTGCGGGACCTGTTCCCCAACCTCTCGGTCATCCGCGGCACCAACCTCTTCTTCAACTACGCGTTGGTCATCTTCGAGATGCCGCACCTGCGGGAGATCGGGCTGCACAGCCTGGGCCACGTGCTGCGCGGCTCGGTGCGCATCGAGCGCAACCAGGAGCTCTGCCACCTCTCCACCATCgactgggggctgctgctgcccgaCGCCGTGGACAACAGCTACATCGTGGGCAACAAGCTGGCCGAGGAATGCGCCGACGTCTGTCCGGGCATCCTGGATGTGGAGAAGCCGTGTGCGCAGACCGTTGTCAACGGGCAGCTGGATTACCGCTGCTGGACCTCCAGCTATTGCCAGAAAG TGTGCCCATGCGGCGCGGGCTCGGCGTGCACAGCATCGGGCGAGTGCTGCCACGCCGAGTGCCTGGGGGGCTGCGGGCGACCCCGGGACAGCCGCTCCTGCGTGGCCTGCCGCCACTTCCACTTCAACGGGCActgcctgccctcctgcccACCCCGCACCTACGAGTACGAGGGCTGGCGCTGCGTCACGGCCGAGTACTGCGCCAGCCTGCGCAAGGTCTCCGACAACCCGCGCGACGCCTCCAAGTTCGTCAtccaccagcagcagtgcctcTCCGAGTGCCCCCCCGGCTACACCAGGAATGAGAGCAG CATCTTCTGCCACAAGTGCGAGGGGTTGTGCCCCAAAACGTGCAAGGTGGGCACCAAGACTGTGGACTCGACGCGGGCGGCACAGGAGCTGGCAGGCTGCACTCTGGTGGAGGGCAACCTCATCCTCAACATCCGCCGGGGCT ATAATCTGGCCTcggagctgcagagcagcctgggcCTCATCGAGACCATCACGGGCTTCCTGAAGATCAAGCACTCCTTCGCCCTTGTCTCCTTGTCCTTCTTCAAGAACCTCAAGCTGATCCGTGGAGACTCCATGGTGGACGG GAATTACACCCTGTACGTCCTGGACAACCAgaacctgcagcagctgtgggactGGAGCCACCACGTCCTCTCTATCCCAGTGGGCAAGATGTACTTTGCCTTCAACCCCAAGCTCTGCCTGGCTGAGATCTACCACATGGAGGAGGTGACGGGCACCAAGGGACGGCAGAACAAGGCGGAGATCAATCCACGTACCAACGGGGACAGGGCGTCCT GCAAGACCCAAACCCTGCGCTTCATCTCCAACATCACCGAGTCCGACCGCATCTTCCTCAAGTGGGAGCGGTACCGGCCCCCTGAGTACCGAGACCTCCTCAGCTTCATTGTCTACTACAAGGAGTC ACCCTTCCAGAACGTGTCGGAGTACGTGGGGCAGGACGcctgtggggcacagagctggaacGTGCTGGACGTGGAGCTGCCACTCAGCAGTGAGCAGGAGCCAGGGGTGGCCCTGCTCAACCTGCGGCCGTGGACGCAATATGCCATCTTCGTCCGTGCCATCACCCTCACCACCGCCGAGGAAGGGCGCAACTATGGGGCGCAGAGCGAGGTGGTCTACATCCGCACCATGCCAGCAG CCCCGACAGTGCCACGAGACGTCATCTCCATGTCCAACTCCTCGTCCCACATCGTGGTGCGCTGGAAGCCACCCACGCAGCGCAATGGCAACATCACCTACTACCtggtgctgtggcagcagctggctgaggACATGGAGCTCTACATCAATGACTACTGCCACAAAG GCCTGAAGCTGCCCACAAGCAGTGCAGACACGCGCTTCAGTGATGGGGACGGCCCCGAGGTGGAGCAGGATGCGGAGGAACGCTGCTGCCCCTGCCGCCCCGCTGATGGGCAGCTCCGCATGGAGGGCGAGGCCGAGTCCTTCCAGAAGAAGTTTGAGAACTTCCTCCACAATTCCATCATCATCCccag GCCACCTTGGAAGGTGACATCCATCAACAAGAACCAGCG GACCCCAAAGCGCCGCAGGGACCTGGTGGCCGTCACCTCCCCCACCAACACCTCCTCGGCGGAGCCACCTCCCCCCAGCCACGCCAGGGCCGAACCCAAACCCGACTTCCAGATCTTCGAGGACAAAGTGGTGCGGGACCGCGCGGTGCTGTCGCGGCTGCGGCACTTCACTGAGTACCGCATCGACATCCACGCGTGCAACCACGCCGCGCACACCGTGGGCTGCAGCGCAGCCACCTTCGTCTTCGCCAGGACCATGCCCGAGT TGCAAGCTGACAACATTCCCGGCAACGTGACGTGGGAGCCAGCCAGCAAGAACAGTGTGCTGCTGCGTTGGCAGGAGCCCCGCAACCCCAATGGGCTCATCCTCAAGTACGAGATCAAGTACAGCCGTGAGAGCGAG GAGGTCACCACTGTTGTCTGCGTCTCCCGACACCGCTATGCTAAATACGGAGGCGTGcacctggccctgctgcagccggGGAATTACTCGGCCAAGGTCCGTGCCACATCGCTGGCCGGCAACGGCTCCTGGACGGGACTCGTCAAGTTCTACATCCTGGGGCCAG CCGAGGAAGAGTCCGGCAGCTTCTACGTCCTGCTCACCGTCACGCCTGTGGTCCTCATGGTGCTCATCTCTTGCCTCGCCGTCTTCGTCTTCTTCTACAGTAAGAAGAG GAGCAATGATGGCTACCCCAGCGGGACGCTGTACGCCTCTGTCAACCCTGAGTACTTCAGTGCCTCAGACA TGTACATCCCCGATGAATGGGAAGTATCACGGGAGAAGATCACGGTGATCCgggagctggggcagggctcCTTCGGGATGGTGTACGAGGGGCTGGCGCTGGGGCTGGTGGCCGAGGGTGAGGAGACCAAGGTGGCCCTGAAGACGGTCAACGAGCTGGCCACCATGCGGGAGCGCATCGAGTTCCTCAAGGAAGCCTCCGTCATGAAGGCCTTCAAGTGCCACCATGTG GTCCGTCTGCTTGGCGTCGTGTCCCAGGGTCAGCCAGCTTTGGTCATCATGGAGCTGATGACACGTGGGGACCTGAAGAGCTACCTGCGCTCGCTCAGACCCGACGCCGAG AACAACCCTGGGCTGCCTCCACCCTCGCTCAAGGACATGATCCAGATGGCAGGGGAGATCGCCGACGGCATGGCCTACCTCAACGCCAAGAAGTTCGTGCACCGCGACCTCGCCGCCCGTAACTGCATGGTGTCTGAGGACTTCACCGTCAAGATTGGAG aTTTCGGCATGACGCGGGACATCTACGAGACTGATTATTACCGCAAAGGGGGCAAGGGGCTGCTCCCCGTCCGCTGGATGTCCCCCGAGGCCCTCAAGGACGGCATCTTCAACACGCAGTCCGACATCTG gtcCTTCGGGGTGGTGCTGTGGGAGATCACCACGCTGGCCGAGCAGCCCTACCAGGGCATGTCCAACGAGCAGGTCCTGCGCTACGTCATGGACAACGGCGTCTTGGAGAGGCCGGAGAACTGCCCCGATCAACT CCACGAGCTGATGtgtctgtgctggcagcagaacCCTCGCCAGCGCCCATCCTTCGTCCAGCTCCTGGAGAGCATCAAGGAGCACATGGCGCCCGCTTTCCGCACCCTCTCCTTCTTCTACAGCCCCGAGAACCGGCGGCGCGGCTCCAGCGAGCTCTCGGACGCCGAAACGGAGCACCCCCCCGAGGAGGACGAGCCGCCCGCACCCCCGCTGCCCACCCGCAAGGGCCGAGGCCGGCTCCCCAACGGGACGGGCTGCCTGTGA